In one Oryza glaberrima chromosome 2, OglaRS2, whole genome shotgun sequence genomic region, the following are encoded:
- the LOC127763345 gene encoding F-box protein PP2-B10-like translates to MEEGEGLCEIARLPEELLSAAISRASPRDACHAAAVSPAFRAAADSDAVWASFLPRDLPDLADGELSPAPASKKELFLRLSDGPYLLSDRLMSMWLDRETGAKCYMLSARSLVIIWGDTPHYWRWIPLTDSRFAEGAELIDVCWLEIRGRIHSKMLSPNSTYAAYMVFKIADEFYGLDAPFQEASVSLGGRGSTKIVCVQSYDSEDEEVPENYWPMSIGPLLRRRARRRDRRLVLDEDVTVPQKRTDEWMELEMGEFINEEGEDGEVCFSLMETKGGNWKRGLIVQGIEIRLKKSG, encoded by the exons atggaggagggggagggcctCTGCGAGATCGCGCGGTTGCCGGAGGAGCTCCTCTCCGCCGCGATCTCACGCGCCTCGCCGCGGGACgcctgccacgccgccgccgtctccccggcgttccgcgccgccgccgactccgacGCCGTCTGGGCTAGCTTCCTGCCGCGCGATCTCCCCGATctcgccgacggcgagctcTCCCCCGCGCCGGCTTCCAAGAAGGAGCTCTTCCTCCGCCTCTCCGATGGCCCCTACCTCCTATCAGACCGGCTCATG AGTATGTGGTTGGACAGGGAGACTGGGGCCAAGTGCTACATGCTCTCGGCCAGATCGTTGGTGATTATCTGGGGCGATACACCGCACTACTGGCGCTGGATTCCTCTCACCGACTCTAG GTTTGCAGAAGGTGCTGAACTCATAGATGTGTGCTGGTTGGAAATCCGTGGCAGGATACACAGCAAGATGCTCTCCCCAAACTCAACTTATGCCGCATACATGGTGTTTAAGATAGCTGATGAGTTCTATGGGCTGGATGCTCCATTCCAGGAGGCATCAGTCAGCCTGGGTGGTAGGGGATCAACAAAAATTGTTTGTGTCCAAAGCTATGACAGCGAAGATGAGGAGGTGCCTGAGAATTACTGGCCTATGAGTATTGGTCCATTGCTGCGACGAAGGGCCAGGAGAAGAGACCGTCGTCTAGTTCTTGATGAAGATGTAACGGTCCCTCAGAAAAGGACTGACGAGTGGATGGAGCTGGAGATGGGTGAGTTCATCAACGAGGAAGGTGAAGATGGAGAGGTGTGCTTCAGCCTGATGGAGACCAAGGGAGGCAATTGGAAGAGAGGTCTTATTGTGCAGGGCATTGAGATCAGACTTAAGAAATCTGGCTGA
- the LOC127763344 gene encoding glutathione reductase, cytosolic → MARKMLKDEEVEVAVADGGSYDYDLFVIGAGSGGVRGSRTSASFGAKVAICELPFHPISSDWQGGHGGTCVIRGCVPKKILVYGSSFRGEFEDAKNFGWEINGDINFNWKKLLENKTQEIVRLNGVYQRILGNSGVTMIEGAGSLVDAHTVEVTKPDGSKQRYTAKHILIATGSRAQRVNIPGKELAITSDEALSLEELPKRAVILGGGYIAVEFASIWKGMGAHVDLFYRKELPLRGFDDEMRTVVASNLEGRGIRLHPGTNLSELSKTADGIKVVTDKGEEIIADVVLFATGRTPNSQRLNLEAAGVEVDNIGAIKVDDYSRTSVPNIWAVGDVTNRINLTPVALMEATCFSKTVFGGQPTKPDYRDVPCAVFSIPPLSVVGLSEQQALEETKSDVLVYTSSFNPMKNSISKRQEKTVMKLVVDSETDKVLGASMCGPDAPEIIQGMAVALKCGATKATFDSTVGIHPSAAEEFVTMRTLTRRVSPSSKPKTNL, encoded by the exons ATGGCTAGGAAGATGCTCAaggacgaggaggtggaggtggccgtcgccgacggcgggAGCTACGACTACGACCTGTTCGTGATCGgcgccgggagcggcggcgtccGGGGCTCTCGCACCTCCGCGTCCTTCGGGGCTAAG GTTGCGATTTGCGAGCTCCCGTTCCATCCCATCAGCTCGGATTGGCAAGGAGGGCATGGTGGGAC GTGTGTGATACGTGGTTGTGTGCCTAAAAAGATACTGGTGTATGGTTCATCTTTCCGCGGAGAATTTGAG GATGCAAAAAATTTTGGGTGGGAAATCAATGGGGACATTAACTTCAACTGGAAAAAGCTGCTGGAAAATAAG ACTCAAGAAATTGTTAGACTAAATGGAGTATACCAGAGGATTCTTGGTAATTCTGGTGTGACAATGATTGAAGGGGCAGGCAGTTTGGTTGATGCTCATACAGTTGAAGTCACAAAGCCAGATGGTTCAAAGCAAAGATATACAGCAAAGCACATATTGATAGCAACTGGTAGCCGAGCTCAACGTGTCAACATTCCTGGGAAG GAGTTAGCTATTACTTCAGATGAGGCCTTAAGTTTGGAGGAGCTACCAAAACGTGCTGTAATCCTTGGTGGCGG ATATATTGCTGTTGAATTTGCTTCTATATGGAAAGGGATGGGTGCGCACGTAGACTTGTTTTATCGAAAAGAGCTTCCTCTAAG AGGTTTCGATGATGAGATGAGGACGGTTGTTGCAAGTAACCTTGAGGGAAGGGGAATCAGATTACATCCAGGGACAAATCTATCTGAG TTGAGTAAAACAGCCGATGGCATAAAAGTTGTCACTGACAAAGGAGAGGAGATCATTGCAGATGTTGTTCTGTTTGCTACAG GTCGCACACCAAACTCCCAGAGGTTGAACTTGGAAGCTGCTGGTGTTGAAGTTGATAATATTGGAGCTATAAAG gttgatgattattctcgtACATCAGTCCCAAATATATGGGCTGTGGGTGATGTAACGAACCGGATAAATTTAACACCTGTTGCACTGATGGAGGCTACCTGCTTTTCT AAAACTGTGTTTGGTGGCCAGCCAACTAAACCTGATTACAGAGATGTACCTTGTGCTGTTTTCTC CATCCCACCACTATCAGTAGTGGGCTTGAGTGAACAGCAGGCTTTGGAGGAAACCAAGAGCGATGTTCTTGTTTACACTTCCAGCTTCAACCCAATGAAGAACAGCATATCCAA ACGGCAGGAGAAGACCGTCATGAAACTGGTGGTTGATTCAGAGACTGATAAAGTACTTGGTGCATCAATGTGTGGACCAGATGCACCAGAGATCATCCAG GGTATGGCTGTAGCGCTGAAGTGTGGAGCCACCAAGGCGACCTTTGACAGCACT GTTGGTATTCACCCGTCTGCTGCTGAAGAGTTTGTGACAATGCGGACCTTGACCAGGCGCGTGAGCCCATCATCCAAGCCAAAGACAAACTTGTAG
- the LOC127761784 gene encoding 3-ketoacyl-CoA synthase 12-like, with amino-acid sequence MDLLPLVTLLLLAHAAAWVAWQAAARRRRATCYLLDYACHKPSDDRKVTTELAGAIIERNKRLGLPEYRFLLKVIVNSGIGEHTYSPRNVLDAREDCPTLRDALDEMDDFFDDAVAAVLARAAVSPRDVDLLVINVGSFSPSPSLADRVVRRFGLRDDVMAYNLSGMGCSAGLVSVDLARNVMLTRPRTMALVLTSESCAPNWYTGTDKSMMLGNCLFRCGGAAALLTNDPAFRSRAKMELRCLVRAHIGAHDDAHAAAVHREDADGRLGVSLSKALPKAAVRAFTENLQRLAPRILPAGELARFAARLLLRKLLRRKAAGGAAAKINFKTGVDHFCLHPGGTAVIEAVRKSLGLDSYDVEPARMTLHRWGNTSASSLWYVLSYMEAKRRLNAGDRVLMVTFGSGFKCNSSYWVVTKDLADAGAWEDCIHDYPPANLVNPYMEKFGWVNDLPSQGQGGAFPFF; translated from the coding sequence ATGGATTTGCTGCCGCTGgtgacgctgctgctgctggcgcacgcggcggcgtgggtggcgtggcaggcggcggcgcggcggcggcgggcgacctGCTACCTCCTCGACTACGCGTGCCACAAGCCCTCCGACGACCGCAAGGTCACgacggagctcgccggcgccatcaTCGAGCGCAACAAGCGCCTCGGCCTCCCCGAGTACCGCTTCCTCCTCAAGGTCATCGTCAACTCCGGCATCGGCGAGCACACCTACTCCCCCCGCAACGTCCTCGACGCCCGCGAGGACTGCCCCACCCTGCGCGACGCCCTCGACGAGATGGACGACTTCttcgacgacgccgtcgccgccgtcctcgccaggGCCGCCGTCTCGCCGCGCGACGTCGACCTGCTCGTCATCAACGTCGGCTCCttctcgccctcgccgtcgctcgCCGACAGGGTCGTCAGGCGGTTCGGGTTGCGGGACGACGTCATGGCGTACAACCTCTCCGGGATGGGGTGCAGCGCCGGGCTCGTCTCCGTCGACCTCGCCCGCAACGTCATGCTCACGCGCCCGCGCACCATGGCACTCGTCCTCACCTCCGAGTCGTGCGCCCCCAACTGGTACACGGGGACCGACAAGTCCATGATGCTGGGCAACTGCCTCTtccggtgcggcggcgccgccgcgctgctcacCAACGACCCGGCGTTCCGGTCGCGCGCCAAGATGGAGCTCCGCTGCCTCGTGCGCGCGCACATCGGCGCCCACGAcgacgcccacgccgccgccgtgcaccgcgAGGACGCCGACGGCCGCCTCGGGGTCAGCCTCAGCAAGGCGCTCCCGAAGGCCGCCGTGCGCGCCTTCACCGAGAACCTCCAGCGCCTGGCGCCGCGcatcctccccgccggcgagctcgcccgcttcgccgcccgcctcctcctccgcaagctcctccgccgcaaggccgccggcggcgccgccgccaagatcAACTTCAAGACCGGGGTCGACCACTTCTGCCTCCACCCCGGCGGGACGGCGGTGATCGAGGCGGTGAGGAAGAGCCTCGGGCTGGACAGCTACGACGTGGAGCCGGCGAGGATGACGTTGCACCGGTGGGGGAACACGTCGGCGAGCAGCCTCTGGTACGTGCTGTCCTACATGGAGGCGAAGCGGCGGCTCAACGCCGGCGACCGGGTGCTCATGGTGACCTTCGGGTCGGGGTTCAAGTGCAACAGCAGCTACTGGGTGGTGACCAAggacctcgccgacgccggcgcctgGGAAGATTGCATCCACGACTACCCGCCGGCGAACTTGGTCAACCCTTACATGGAGAAGTTCGGCTGGGTCAACGACCTTCCCAGCCAGGGTCAGGGAGGCGCATTTCCCttcttttaa